The following proteins come from a genomic window of Flavobacterium eburneipallidum:
- a CDS encoding RidA family protein, producing the protein MKKIIFTENAPAPIGPYNQAVLKGNTLYTSGQIAINPANGELVTTNIEAETKQVMNNMKAVLEAAGMTFENVVKSTIFIMDMNDFGTINTVYGSYFNEETAPARETVQVAGLPKNVNVEISMIAIL; encoded by the coding sequence ATGAAGAAAATAATTTTTACCGAAAATGCTCCAGCACCAATTGGGCCATACAATCAAGCGGTACTTAAAGGAAATACTCTTTATACATCTGGACAAATTGCTATCAATCCTGCTAATGGAGAGTTGGTTACAACAAACATCGAAGCTGAAACCAAACAAGTGATGAACAATATGAAAGCAGTGCTAGAAGCTGCAGGAATGACTTTTGAAAACGTAGTCAAATCGACCATATTTATTATGGATATGAATGATTTTGGAACTATCAACACCGTTTATGGGTCTTATTTTAATGAAGAAACAGCTCCAGCTCGCGAAACCGTTCAAGTAGCTGGATTACCAAAAAATGTAAATGTCGAAATTTCGATGATTGCTATACTTTAA
- a CDS encoding nucleotidyltransferase family protein: protein MFGLYPKSFEEILSIIEDCSSIDEVIIYGSRAKGNFKEGSDIDVTLKGNISKEDLNKLWHKLDDSFIPYKFDISVYKDLKSESLIEHIQRVGKTFYKRKN from the coding sequence ATGTTCGGTTTATATCCTAAAAGTTTTGAAGAGATTTTATCAATAATTGAAGATTGCTCTTCTATTGATGAAGTTATTATTTATGGATCTAGAGCGAAAGGGAATTTTAAGGAAGGTTCAGATATCGATGTTACTTTGAAAGGAAATATTAGCAAAGAAGATTTGAATAAATTATGGCATAAACTAGACGATAGTTTTATTCCCTACAAATTTGATATTTCAGTTTACAAAGATTTAAAATCTGAAAGTTTAATTGAACACATACAAAGAGTTGGTAAAACTTTTTATAAAAGAAAAAACTGA
- a CDS encoding putative LPS assembly protein LptD produces MNTNLFNIVLLSIFLTLGSCNLYAQDIKNKTNTIPSQKPKTNTSTTPDNKATTAIIAKTETDTIKKDSVQPKVFLEGKVKYNAEGYKKIQQKKKLITLYDKAELYYQDIELKSGIIVMNYEKDEVYAGRIKDSTGKYTQFPNFKQGENVIEPDSIRFNFKTKKALIWNSRTNQGEFNVKAAITKKENDSVYFLKNARFTTSEDVDNPEYYFRTSRVKFVPGKKVVTGLTNLVIVGVPTPIALPFAYFPMSKETRVSGILLPTYNDSNNRGFSLQNGGYYFALSDNYDLTVLGDYYTNGSYAMRFESSYAKRYKYRGNLNFRFENLINSERGYPDYSKQNIYNLQWSHSKDSKGSPNSSFTASVNMGSSKYFQQSINQANIGSNLNNTLSSSVSYSKTFEGNVSSRLSLSATHSQNTQTSEINMTLPDLQYSVDRIYPFVGKNGVKKGVFKNINLLYNLVGKNSFVTNDSLFFKPQMFDDAKIGLQHSIPLSTNFKLFKYFSGSASANYQEVWYIKTIQKNYNADQGQVVTTTVNGFDAFRTYNFSSSLGTTIYGTFNFGDDKKIKSIRHVMRPAITYGYTPSFEKYFDTYASDASGKMATYTRFESGIFGAPGNSNSNRIGFNMSNTFEAKVTDKDSTKVEPKKIMLLNNLNISTNYDLNADGVNTLAWDPVRVSGGTQFFDNKLNMNFGATLDPYAIDNAGRRINTYNINNDGSLFRMTSANLTMNYSVSSKKDEKDKKDKNTQSQRNGGRNDDLFGRNTIDPTGGKSQFDEEEDEGEDVITEFFASKLPWDMTFAYSLTYGNNNRESKIIGNSIMISANTSLTPKWKAGVSTGYDFVQNGVTYTQLRFERDLLSWRMDFNWQPFGNNANWSFFIGIKSGILSDIKYDKRSASNR; encoded by the coding sequence TTGAATACAAACTTATTTAATATCGTTTTATTATCAATTTTCCTAACATTAGGTTCTTGCAACCTGTATGCACAAGATATAAAAAATAAAACGAACACGATACCATCACAAAAACCAAAAACCAATACTTCAACAACACCTGATAATAAGGCAACTACCGCCATTATTGCAAAAACAGAAACTGATACTATCAAAAAAGATAGCGTTCAACCAAAAGTATTTCTAGAAGGAAAAGTAAAATACAATGCTGAAGGATATAAAAAAATTCAACAGAAAAAAAAGCTAATCACTTTATACGACAAAGCCGAATTGTATTATCAAGATATTGAGTTAAAATCGGGGATTATCGTAATGAATTATGAAAAAGACGAGGTTTATGCAGGAAGAATAAAAGACTCAACTGGCAAATACACGCAGTTTCCTAATTTCAAACAAGGCGAAAATGTTATCGAACCGGATTCTATTCGCTTTAATTTTAAAACTAAAAAGGCATTAATTTGGAATTCAAGAACCAATCAAGGAGAATTTAACGTTAAAGCTGCTATAACAAAAAAAGAAAATGATTCGGTTTATTTCCTAAAAAATGCTCGTTTTACGACTTCGGAAGATGTAGATAACCCAGAATATTATTTTAGAACCAGTAGAGTAAAATTTGTTCCTGGCAAAAAAGTAGTTACGGGTTTGACCAATCTTGTAATTGTAGGTGTCCCTACTCCCATAGCCTTGCCGTTTGCTTATTTCCCGATGAGTAAAGAAACTAGAGTTTCAGGAATTCTTTTACCTACCTATAACGATTCGAATAACAGAGGATTTTCACTTCAAAATGGTGGTTATTATTTTGCATTGAGCGACAATTATGATTTAACAGTTCTTGGTGATTATTATACTAATGGTAGTTATGCCATGCGCTTTGAATCCAGTTATGCCAAAAGGTATAAATACCGAGGCAACCTTAATTTTAGGTTCGAAAATTTAATTAATAGTGAAAGAGGCTATCCAGATTATTCCAAGCAAAACATCTACAACCTTCAATGGTCGCACTCTAAAGATTCTAAAGGAAGTCCCAATTCCAGTTTTACGGCTTCGGTAAATATGGGAAGTAGCAAATATTTTCAACAATCGATCAATCAGGCCAATATTGGGTCTAACTTAAACAATACTTTAAGCTCATCTGTTTCTTACAGTAAGACTTTCGAAGGAAATGTGAGTTCCAGATTATCTTTATCCGCCACACATTCTCAAAATACCCAAACATCCGAAATCAACATGACATTGCCTGATTTACAATATAGCGTAGATCGTATTTACCCTTTTGTTGGAAAAAATGGCGTTAAGAAAGGAGTATTCAAAAACATCAATTTACTTTATAATTTAGTGGGTAAAAATAGTTTTGTTACCAATGACTCCTTATTCTTTAAACCTCAAATGTTTGATGATGCTAAAATTGGGTTGCAACACAGTATTCCATTAAGCACAAATTTCAAGTTATTCAAATATTTTAGTGGATCAGCTTCTGCAAATTACCAAGAAGTTTGGTACATAAAAACCATTCAAAAAAATTATAATGCTGATCAAGGTCAAGTAGTAACAACAACTGTTAACGGTTTTGATGCTTTTAGAACTTATAATTTTTCTAGTAGTCTAGGAACAACCATTTATGGAACATTTAATTTTGGCGATGACAAGAAAATAAAATCCATTCGTCACGTTATGCGCCCGGCTATTACTTATGGTTACACGCCAAGTTTTGAAAAATATTTTGATACTTATGCCTCTGATGCTAGTGGAAAAATGGCAACATATACCCGATTTGAAAGTGGCATTTTTGGAGCTCCCGGAAATTCTAATTCAAACCGCATTGGTTTTAATATGAGCAATACCTTTGAAGCTAAAGTTACTGATAAAGACAGTACTAAAGTGGAACCAAAAAAAATCATGCTCCTTAATAATTTGAACATATCAACCAATTATGACCTTAACGCAGATGGTGTCAACACCTTGGCTTGGGATCCTGTCAGAGTGAGCGGAGGAACACAGTTTTTTGACAACAAATTGAATATGAATTTTGGTGCTACATTAGACCCTTATGCTATTGATAATGCAGGTAGAAGAATTAATACCTACAATATAAATAATGATGGTAGTTTGTTTAGAATGACAAGTGCTAATCTGACCATGAATTATTCTGTATCTAGTAAAAAAGACGAGAAAGATAAGAAAGATAAAAATACTCAAAGTCAAAGAAATGGAGGGCGAAATGACGATTTGTTTGGTAGAAATACCATTGACCCAACAGGAGGAAAAAGTCAATTTGATGAAGAGGAAGATGAAGGCGAAGATGTAATTACCGAATTTTTTGCCTCAAAATTACCTTGGGATATGACTTTTGCCTATTCATTGACTTATGGAAACAACAATAGAGAAAGTAAAATCATTGGAAATTCAATTATGATTTCTGCCAATACTAGCCTGACTCCAAAATGGAAAGCAGGAGTTTCTACTGGATATGATTTTGTGCAAAACGGAGTAACATACACTCAACTTCGATTTGAAAGAGATTTATTAAGTTGGCGAATGGATTTCAACTGGCAACCTTTCGGAAACAACGCCAACTGGAGTTTCTTCATCGGGATCAAATCAGGTATCTTGAGTGATATTAAATACGACAAACGCAGTGCTTCTAACAGGTAA
- a CDS encoding nucleotidyltransferase substrate binding protein: MENQDIRWKQRFEHFVKAFKQLKKAKELKNEREFTELELQGVIQAFEVSQELSWKVMKDFLEEQGKTDMFGSKNAVKEAFNVGLISNGDIWFDMIKSRNLTSHIYDENEVLAILEVILNDYFPVFIDFENKMKSYL, translated from the coding sequence ATGGAAAATCAAGATATTCGTTGGAAACAAAGATTTGAACATTTTGTAAAAGCTTTTAAACAATTAAAAAAAGCCAAAGAATTAAAAAACGAAAGAGAGTTCACAGAATTAGAATTGCAAGGTGTAATACAAGCTTTTGAAGTGTCTCAAGAATTGTCTTGGAAAGTAATGAAAGATTTCTTGGAAGAACAAGGTAAAACAGATATGTTTGGCAGTAAAAATGCAGTAAAAGAAGCTTTTAATGTTGGACTTATTTCAAATGGAGATATTTGGTTTGATATGATTAAAAGTAGAAATCTCACTTCTCATATTTATGATGAAAATGAAGTTTTGGCTATTTTGGAAGTCATTTTAAATGATTATTTTCCAGTTTTTATTGATTTTGAAAACAAAATGAAAAGTTATCTCTAA
- a CDS encoding (Fe-S)-binding protein: protein MSYLDNILFAILLIIGFGYFYLNVKKIIRNINLGIDVNRTNNPKARWKNMAMIALGQSKMVKRPVAGVLHIIVYVGFIIINIELLEIIIDGLFGTHRIFAFLGTTYDVLIASFEILALLVLVAVSVFLIRRNIIKLKRFIHSDLKGWPKRDAKNILHFEIVIMILFLLMNASDLHLQNVSGGYSHFIKAGSFPISQFIAPVFNGMSNELVFLLNEIFWWLHIAGILFYMNYLYFSKHLHILLAFPNTYYANLNPQGQFDNLASVTAEVKLMMDPNADPYATPTLDENVVPAKFGASDIQDLNWVQLMNAYTCTECGRCTSSCPANQTGKKLSPRKIMMDTRDRMEEVGKNIDANKGIFVPDNKTLLNDYITPEELWACTSCNACVEECPVNISPLSIIMDMRRFLVMEQSAAPNSLNAMMTNIENNGAPWQYSQQDRLNWKND, encoded by the coding sequence ATGAGCTATTTGGATAATATATTATTTGCAATTCTGCTAATTATTGGTTTTGGTTATTTTTATTTGAATGTAAAAAAAATAATCAGAAACATTAACTTGGGTATAGACGTAAATCGTACAAACAATCCCAAAGCACGCTGGAAAAACATGGCAATGATTGCGCTTGGTCAATCCAAAATGGTAAAAAGACCAGTTGCGGGAGTACTTCACATCATTGTTTATGTAGGTTTTATTATCATCAACATCGAATTACTAGAAATCATTATCGATGGTTTATTCGGAACGCATCGAATTTTTGCCTTTTTAGGAACTACTTATGATGTTTTGATTGCCTCTTTCGAAATATTAGCATTGCTAGTTTTAGTTGCAGTGTCTGTCTTTTTGATAAGAAGAAATATTATTAAATTAAAAAGATTCATTCATTCTGACTTGAAAGGCTGGCCAAAAAGAGATGCTAAAAACATCTTGCATTTTGAAATTGTGATAATGATTTTATTTCTATTAATGAATGCTTCCGATTTGCATTTGCAAAACGTTTCTGGCGGATATTCTCATTTTATCAAAGCAGGCTCATTTCCAATTAGTCAATTTATTGCTCCTGTTTTTAATGGAATGTCAAATGAACTAGTTTTTTTATTGAATGAAATCTTTTGGTGGTTGCATATTGCAGGTATTTTGTTTTATATGAACTACTTATATTTTTCTAAACACCTTCATATTTTATTGGCATTCCCAAATACGTATTATGCCAACTTAAATCCACAAGGACAATTTGACAATTTAGCCTCCGTAACTGCCGAAGTAAAATTAATGATGGATCCCAATGCTGATCCCTATGCAACACCAACTCTTGATGAAAATGTAGTTCCAGCCAAATTTGGAGCCAGCGACATACAAGATTTGAATTGGGTGCAATTAATGAATGCTTATACCTGTACCGAATGTGGTCGTTGTACCTCGTCTTGTCCAGCCAATCAAACTGGAAAAAAGCTATCTCCTCGTAAAATTATGATGGACACCAGAGATAGAATGGAGGAAGTAGGGAAAAATATCGATGCTAATAAAGGCATTTTTGTTCCAGACAACAAGACTTTATTAAACGATTACATCACACCCGAAGAATTGTGGGCTTGTACTTCTTGTAACGCTTGCGTTGAGGAATGTCCAGTTAATATCAGTCCGCTTTCTATTATTATGGATATGCGTCGCTTTTTGGTAATGGAGCAAAGTGCAGCACCAAATTCATTAAATGCAATGATGACCAATATAGAAAACAACGGTGCGCCATGGCAATATAGCCAACAGGACCGATTGAATTGGAAAAACGATTAG
- a CDS encoding N-acetylmuramoyl-L-alanine amidase family protein, whose translation MYSINKIKFLLAFFLTIVSLTTHGQSNVFRVTLDAGHGAHDFGATYNGHVEKNINLAIVLKLGKLLEKNPKIDVIYTRKTDVFIDLIERANIANRADAHIFVSVHCNANKNTTADGTETYVMGMSKLASNLEAAKKENAVIKLEKNYEQKYEGFNPNSPESLTGMTLMQEEYLENSISLASKVQERFAALGKKVRGEGVKQAPFMVLHKSYMPRILIETGFVSNAVEGAILDSEEGQNDIAKAIYDAIISYKNENFGNGEIDTNERPSQKIIEKPAKDSALPVKPKEDTIKKTTTVKGSAVVIFKIQLAATVKKLELKPSNFKGLKNVAIVTGDKLYKYTYGETADYDEIKKQLDEVKSKGYTSAYIIAFKNGEKITVQDALK comes from the coding sequence ATGTACTCAATAAATAAAATTAAATTTCTACTTGCTTTTTTTCTAACAATAGTTTCACTTACTACTCATGGACAGTCTAATGTTTTTAGAGTAACTTTAGATGCAGGACACGGAGCACACGATTTTGGTGCTACTTACAACGGTCATGTCGAAAAAAACATTAACCTAGCTATTGTACTTAAGTTAGGAAAACTATTAGAAAAAAATCCCAAAATAGATGTAATTTATACCCGCAAAACGGATGTTTTTATTGACTTAATTGAAAGAGCTAATATTGCCAATAGAGCCGATGCACATATTTTTGTTTCTGTACATTGTAATGCTAACAAAAATACCACTGCCGACGGAACCGAAACTTATGTAATGGGTATGAGTAAATTAGCATCTAATCTTGAAGCAGCCAAAAAAGAGAATGCGGTTATTAAATTGGAAAAAAATTACGAACAAAAATACGAAGGCTTTAATCCCAATTCACCTGAATCATTGACTGGAATGACTCTAATGCAAGAAGAATACCTTGAAAATAGTATTTCTTTGGCTAGTAAAGTACAAGAAAGATTTGCTGCTTTGGGTAAAAAAGTCAGAGGAGAAGGCGTAAAACAAGCTCCTTTTATGGTATTGCACAAATCGTATATGCCTAGAATTTTGATCGAAACAGGATTTGTTTCTAATGCTGTAGAAGGCGCTATTTTAGATTCAGAAGAGGGACAGAATGATATTGCTAAAGCTATTTATGATGCCATTATTAGTTATAAAAACGAAAATTTTGGAAATGGCGAAATAGATACTAACGAAAGACCTTCTCAAAAAATAATCGAAAAACCTGCAAAAGATTCTGCTCTACCAGTAAAACCAAAGGAAGATACAATTAAAAAAACGACAACTGTTAAAGGATCTGCAGTTGTTATTTTCAAAATACAATTAGCAGCAACTGTTAAAAAATTAGAATTAAAACCTAGTAATTTCAAAGGATTGAAAAATGTTGCTATAGTAACTGGAGATAAACTTTACAAATACACTTACGGCGAAACGGCTGATTATGATGAAATAAAAAAACAATTGGATGAAGTAAAATCTAAAGGATATACATCTGCTTATATAATTGCCTTTAAAAACGGAGAGAAAATCACTGTCCAAGATGCCCTTAAATAA
- a CDS encoding MlaD family protein, with protein sequence MKLTREIKTAILVLTSILLFVWGYSFLKGKELFNDYLTVYVEYDNVEGVTKSTPVTLNGLVVGTVNNITINHNTGKVLVELLLKTDFPISKSSVAAIYEPGFIAGKQIAIYPNLSDKTLIETGDRLPAKMVPGLTDSLQAKLAPVQQKLEKVMVSADNLITGFNNILDAKGQADLKKTLAELSKTMEELHKASSSANAILDDNKGQIKGMVSNFNKVSSNFSKISDSLNKANLGQAAKNLEKTLASVDKIMANLQSGNGTMGKLLTDEAVYKNLEKTTKELELLLEDVRLNPTRYVNISVFGKKNKPYVAPVTDSITKAKN encoded by the coding sequence TTGAAATTAACAAGAGAAATTAAAACCGCCATATTAGTTCTAACCTCTATTTTGCTTTTTGTTTGGGGATATAGTTTTCTTAAAGGCAAGGAACTTTTTAATGATTATCTAACTGTTTATGTAGAATACGACAATGTTGAAGGTGTTACTAAATCTACACCAGTTACACTTAATGGTTTGGTAGTTGGTACTGTAAACAATATAACAATCAATCATAACACCGGAAAAGTATTAGTTGAATTGTTATTAAAAACTGATTTTCCTATTTCTAAATCAAGTGTTGCAGCCATTTACGAGCCTGGTTTTATTGCAGGAAAGCAAATTGCCATTTATCCTAATTTGAGTGACAAAACACTAATTGAAACGGGAGACAGATTACCCGCAAAAATGGTTCCAGGACTAACCGATTCTTTACAAGCTAAACTTGCTCCTGTGCAACAAAAATTAGAGAAAGTAATGGTTAGTGCTGATAATTTAATCACTGGATTCAACAACATTCTTGATGCCAAAGGACAAGCAGATTTAAAAAAGACTTTAGCTGAATTAAGCAAAACCATGGAAGAGTTGCATAAAGCATCCTCAAGTGCTAATGCCATTTTAGACGATAACAAAGGTCAAATCAAAGGAATGGTTTCTAATTTTAATAAAGTATCTAGCAATTTTTCTAAAATATCCGATTCTTTGAACAAAGCTAATTTAGGACAAGCAGCAAAAAACCTAGAAAAAACATTAGCTAGTGTCGATAAAATTATGGCAAATCTTCAGTCTGGAAACGGAACAATGGGCAAACTATTGACAGACGAAGCGGTTTACAAAAATTTAGAAAAAACCACAAAAGAACTAGAATTATTACTTGAGGATGTTCGATTAAATCCAACGCGATACGTGAATATTTCTGTTTTTGGAAAGAAAAACAAACCTTATGTTGCTCCTGTAACCGATAGTATTACTAAAGCTAAAAACTAG
- a CDS encoding DNA gyrase/topoisomerase IV subunit A — protein MKDEEEDNIVPNEDENNEELNESTNEEGFEDIITSGGMQHFYENEENSEDTITKVTGMYKDWFLDYASYVILERAVPAIEDGFKPVQRRIMHSLKELDDGRYNKVANVVGHTMQYHPHGDQSIGDAMVQIGQKELLIDCQGNWGNILTGDGAAASRYIEARLSKFALEVLYSPKITDWGVSYDGRRAEPNNLPVKFPLLLAQGAEGIAVGLSTKVLPHNFNELIDASIKILKGKPFTIYPDFMTAGIADVSNYNDGMRGGRVRVRAKIAQLDKNTLVITQIPFSTNTTTLIDSILKANEKGKIKIKKIEDNTAADVEILIHLFPGVSPDKTIDALFAFTACETSVAPLGCVIEDNKPLFVGVSEMLKISTARTVDLLRQELEIQLEELKNKWHFSTLEKIFIREEMYIDFKLYSDRESLYNYMYDRFEPFKKSFVREINDDDLQRLTQIPMIRITRFDSDKADDLIARLEDEMKEVEFNLANLTDFAIAYFTKLKEKYGKGRERQTELRSFDNIEATKVALRNTKLYVNREEGFIGTGLKKDEYVTDCSDIDDVIVFLRDGSMMICKVDEKKFVGKDIIHVAIFDKSDKRTIYNMIYRDGKSGPSYIKRFNVSGVTRDKLYDLTNETKGSQILYFTHNPNGEAEVITILLRQIGSIKKLKWDVDFAGIAIKGRASKGNLVSKYPIKKIEIKEKGISTLLPRKIWFDDTVQRLNTDARGELLGEFRPSDKILIISQSGKLKVITPELSTHFDEDMVVLEKWHPKKPISAIYYDGEKERYYIKRFLVESEGKEECFITEHPKSQMEIVSTDYRPVAELVFTKVKGVQKENQTVDIENFIAVKGFKALGNQLTTEKLKQVNLLEPLPYEEPEEVVPENLEVEGNTDIDEGNIQLDDDGQITLSLE, from the coding sequence ATGAAAGACGAAGAAGAAGATAACATTGTTCCAAACGAAGACGAGAATAACGAAGAGTTAAACGAGTCCACGAACGAAGAAGGATTCGAAGATATAATCACTTCGGGAGGAATGCAGCATTTCTACGAGAACGAAGAAAACAGCGAAGATACCATTACCAAGGTTACAGGAATGTACAAAGATTGGTTTTTGGATTATGCTTCGTATGTGATTTTGGAGCGTGCTGTTCCTGCTATTGAGGATGGTTTTAAACCGGTTCAGCGTAGAATTATGCACTCGTTGAAAGAGTTGGATGATGGTCGTTACAACAAGGTAGCGAACGTTGTAGGTCACACGATGCAATACCATCCGCACGGAGATCAGAGTATTGGAGATGCGATGGTGCAAATCGGTCAGAAAGAATTACTGATTGATTGCCAAGGAAACTGGGGAAATATCCTCACGGGTGATGGTGCAGCAGCTTCTCGATACATTGAAGCACGTTTGTCCAAATTTGCTTTGGAAGTCTTGTATTCTCCAAAAATTACCGATTGGGGCGTTTCCTATGATGGTCGTCGTGCGGAACCGAATAATCTTCCCGTAAAATTTCCATTGCTTTTAGCTCAAGGTGCCGAAGGAATTGCAGTTGGACTTTCGACCAAAGTTTTACCGCATAATTTCAATGAATTAATTGATGCTTCGATAAAAATATTAAAAGGAAAACCGTTTACAATTTATCCCGATTTTATGACAGCGGGAATTGCGGATGTTTCCAATTATAATGATGGAATGCGTGGCGGACGTGTTCGTGTTCGTGCCAAAATTGCTCAATTAGACAAAAATACTTTGGTGATTACTCAAATTCCGTTTTCGACCAATACGACAACTTTGATTGACAGTATTTTGAAAGCCAATGAAAAAGGGAAAATCAAAATCAAGAAAATCGAAGACAATACGGCTGCTGATGTAGAGATTTTAATTCATCTTTTCCCAGGAGTTTCACCTGATAAAACTATCGATGCTTTGTTTGCTTTCACGGCTTGTGAAACTTCGGTGGCACCATTGGGTTGCGTAATTGAAGATAACAAACCGTTGTTTGTGGGTGTTTCAGAAATGTTGAAAATTTCGACAGCTAGAACTGTGGATTTGCTTCGACAAGAATTAGAAATTCAATTAGAGGAACTGAAAAATAAATGGCATTTTTCTACTTTAGAAAAAATCTTCATTCGGGAAGAAATGTACATTGATTTCAAATTGTATTCAGATAGAGAGTCGCTTTACAACTATATGTACGACCGATTTGAGCCTTTCAAAAAATCATTCGTTCGTGAGATAAATGATGATGATTTGCAACGATTGACGCAAATTCCAATGATTCGTATTACGCGTTTTGACTCTGACAAAGCGGATGATTTAATCGCTAGGTTGGAAGACGAAATGAAGGAAGTCGAGTTTAATTTGGCCAACTTAACCGATTTTGCGATTGCTTATTTTACCAAGTTAAAAGAGAAATACGGAAAAGGCAGAGAACGCCAAACCGAATTGCGCAGTTTCGATAATATTGAAGCAACAAAAGTAGCTTTGAGAAATACAAAACTCTATGTGAATAGGGAAGAAGGCTTCATTGGAACCGGATTGAAGAAAGACGAATATGTTACGGATTGTTCGGATATTGACGACGTGATAGTTTTTCTTCGTGATGGAAGTATGATGATTTGTAAAGTAGATGAAAAGAAATTTGTTGGAAAAGACATCATTCACGTGGCTATTTTTGACAAAAGTGATAAACGCACGATTTATAATATGATTTACCGTGATGGAAAATCAGGACCATCTTATATCAAACGATTTAATGTTTCGGGAGTAACTCGTGATAAATTATACGATTTGACTAACGAAACCAAAGGTTCTCAAATTTTATATTTCACGCATAATCCAAACGGAGAAGCGGAAGTAATAACCATTCTTTTGCGCCAAATAGGAAGCATTAAAAAACTGAAATGGGATGTCGATTTTGCAGGAATAGCAATAAAAGGTCGTGCATCGAAAGGAAATTTGGTTAGTAAATATCCAATCAAGAAAATTGAAATTAAAGAAAAAGGAATATCTACTTTATTGCCTAGAAAAATCTGGTTTGACGATACGGTTCAACGATTGAATACTGATGCTCGTGGCGAATTATTAGGAGAATTTAGACCAAGTGATAAGATTTTAATTATCTCACAATCAGGAAAATTAAAAGTGATTACGCCAGAATTATCTACACATTTTGATGAAGATATGGTAGTTTTGGAGAAATGGCATCCTAAAAAACCGATCTCTGCCATTTATTATGATGGTGAAAAAGAACGGTATTACATTAAACGATTCTTGGTAGAAAGTGAAGGAAAAGAAGAGTGTTTCATTACCGAACATCCTAAATCTCAAATGGAAATTGTGTCAACAGATTATCGTCCTGTTGCTGAATTGGTTTTTACGAAAGTGAAAGGAGTTCAAAAAGAAAATCAAACGGTAGATATAGAGAATTTTATTGCCGTAAAAGGATTTAAAGCACTCGGTAATCAATTGACAACGGAAAAGTTAAAACAAGTTAATTTGTTAGAACCTCTGCCTTACGAAGAGCCTGAAGAAGTAGTTCCAGAAAATTTAGAAGTCGAAGGAAATACGGATATTGACGAAGGAAATATTCAACTCGATGATGATGGTCAGATTACTTTGAGTTTAGAATAA